A genome region from Alicyclobacillus acidocaldarius subsp. acidocaldarius DSM 446 includes the following:
- a CDS encoding DHA2 family efflux MFS transporter permease subunit: protein MSNDSLQPTASQAVVPASPNAPSHAPSGEAAHGHPHRTPIMIVMIFGAFVAILNQTLLNVALPHLMSAFNVDANTVQWLSTAYMLTNGVLIPITAFLMGTFTTRQLFISAMSLFLVGSFLCAIAPSFGVMVFGRIVQASGSAVMMPLLMTVILELFPPQQRGRAMGTMAIAMFFAPAVGPTLSGWIVTNWSWRWLFWIIIPLAFIDIVLAVAVLRNVAKPVRPKLDVPGFLLSIVGFVSLLYGLSEAGSKGWGNTIVEVSLIVGGVFLVFFILRELTAKEPMLDLRVFKYDVFTMTTIVGCIVNMAMFGAMILMPIYLQDIRGYTALQSGLMMLPGAILMGIMSPISGAIFDRVGARPLAVVGLAITTVTTWEFTKLNAQTGYGHIMLLYTVRMFGMSLLAMTVQTAGLNQLPRHLYRHGTSAANTARTVASSVGTAVLVTIMTDRSKVHYANFQNTVTVNNHYIYTMYQTIVEYFMIHLHNSLQAAEELARYVLYGLAEQQSTIMGINDAFWWATWGSFIAFVLAFFIRRPKLAQAAAAGAGAVTVGRAQAEAASTASQPAALTGAPHAEGPVEQALGHDIQIADSVAEAEEVVDAEPEASAQQDDAETSESPGDEESGTDSPTDIEDEPQPVK from the coding sequence ATGTCGAACGATTCGCTGCAACCGACCGCATCCCAGGCGGTCGTGCCGGCCTCGCCCAACGCGCCGAGTCACGCGCCAAGCGGTGAGGCGGCGCACGGACATCCGCATCGGACACCCATTATGATCGTCATGATCTTTGGGGCGTTCGTCGCGATCTTGAACCAGACGCTGCTCAATGTGGCCCTGCCGCACCTGATGTCGGCGTTCAACGTCGACGCCAACACGGTGCAGTGGCTTTCGACGGCGTACATGTTGACGAATGGCGTGCTCATCCCCATCACCGCGTTCTTGATGGGGACGTTCACCACGCGGCAGCTGTTCATCTCGGCCATGTCGCTCTTTCTTGTGGGTTCGTTTCTGTGTGCCATCGCGCCGAGCTTTGGCGTGATGGTGTTCGGGCGCATCGTGCAGGCGTCCGGCTCCGCGGTGATGATGCCGCTGCTCATGACGGTGATTCTCGAGCTGTTCCCCCCGCAACAGCGCGGGCGGGCCATGGGCACGATGGCCATCGCGATGTTCTTCGCGCCGGCCGTGGGTCCGACCCTCTCGGGTTGGATTGTCACCAACTGGTCATGGCGCTGGCTGTTCTGGATTATCATTCCGCTCGCGTTCATCGACATCGTCCTGGCGGTGGCCGTGCTGCGCAATGTGGCGAAGCCCGTGCGGCCCAAGCTCGACGTCCCGGGCTTCTTGCTCTCTATCGTCGGGTTCGTCAGCCTGCTCTATGGCCTGAGTGAAGCGGGGAGCAAGGGCTGGGGCAACACCATTGTCGAGGTCTCGCTCATCGTGGGCGGCGTGTTCCTGGTGTTCTTTATCCTGCGCGAGCTGACCGCGAAGGAGCCGATGTTGGATCTGCGCGTGTTCAAATACGACGTGTTCACCATGACCACCATCGTGGGCTGCATCGTGAACATGGCGATGTTCGGCGCGATGATCCTGATGCCCATCTATCTCCAGGACATCCGCGGCTATACCGCTTTACAGTCCGGTCTGATGATGCTGCCTGGGGCCATCCTGATGGGCATCATGTCGCCCATCTCCGGCGCCATCTTCGATCGCGTCGGCGCTCGCCCGCTCGCGGTGGTGGGACTCGCCATCACGACCGTGACGACGTGGGAGTTCACGAAGCTGAACGCGCAGACCGGATATGGCCACATCATGCTGCTTTACACGGTGCGGATGTTCGGCATGTCGCTGCTCGCGATGACGGTGCAGACCGCCGGCCTGAACCAATTGCCGCGGCATTTGTACCGGCACGGCACGTCGGCCGCCAACACGGCGCGCACGGTGGCCTCGTCAGTCGGCACCGCGGTGCTCGTGACCATCATGACGGATCGCTCGAAGGTGCACTATGCGAACTTCCAAAACACGGTGACGGTCAATAATCACTACATCTACACGATGTATCAGACTATCGTGGAGTACTTCATGATCCACCTGCACAACTCGCTGCAGGCGGCGGAGGAGCTGGCCCGGTACGTGCTCTACGGCCTCGCGGAGCAGCAGAGCACCATTATGGGCATCAACGATGCGTTCTGGTGGGCGACGTGGGGAAGCTTCATCGCGTTTGTCCTGGCGTTCTTCATCCGCCGGCCGAAGCTTGCGCAGGCGGCCGCGGCCGGTGCAGGCGCGGTGACCGTGGGGCGGGCGCAGGCGGAAGCGGCATCGACCGCGTCGCAGCCCGCTGCGCTGACCGGCGCGCCGCACGCGGAGGGCCCGGTGGAGCAGGCGCTGGGACACGATATCCAGATTGCGGACAGCGTGGCCGAAGCCGAGGAAGTAGTGGATGCGGAGC
- a CDS encoding HlyD family secretion protein has protein sequence MYSMSANANPTPNNSGTTFRRMILVNLIILIVLIAAAITGYYFYNQSTLYLKTDDAQVAGTQIVVSAPASGKLINWQGTNGSTFNAGDEIGEIQTQVGNKTVDVPIDMPANGTIAQNEVMNNEFVAAGTPLAYAYDMNHLYIVANIKETQLQNVKVGDQVDVWVAGKAGSISGTVTQIGDATASTFSLLPNQSTTADYTPVTQVVPVEISIGTTAGSGLVPGMSATVRIHK, from the coding sequence ATGTACAGCATGAGCGCAAACGCGAACCCCACGCCGAACAATTCCGGCACCACGTTCCGCAGGATGATCCTTGTGAACTTGATCATCCTCATCGTGCTGATCGCTGCGGCCATCACGGGCTACTACTTCTACAACCAGTCGACGTTGTATCTCAAGACGGACGACGCGCAGGTCGCAGGCACCCAGATTGTCGTGTCCGCGCCGGCGAGCGGCAAGCTCATCAACTGGCAGGGCACCAACGGCTCGACGTTCAACGCAGGCGACGAGATCGGCGAGATTCAGACCCAGGTCGGCAACAAGACGGTCGACGTGCCGATTGACATGCCGGCCAACGGCACCATTGCGCAGAACGAGGTCATGAACAACGAATTCGTCGCCGCGGGCACGCCGCTTGCGTACGCGTACGACATGAACCACCTGTACATCGTGGCAAACATCAAGGAGACTCAGTTGCAGAACGTCAAGGTGGGTGATCAGGTGGATGTCTGGGTCGCCGGTAAGGCGGGCTCCATCAGCGGCACGGTGACGCAGATTGGTGACGCAACGGCGAGCACGTTCTCGCTGCTTCCAAATCAGAGCACCACGGCGGACTACACGCCGGTGACGCAAGTGGTTCCGGTGGAGATTTCGATTGGCACCACGGCGGGCAGCGGCTTGGTGCCTGGCATGAGCGCGACGGTTCGCATCCACAAGTAA
- a CDS encoding J domain-containing protein has product MSEWIVMKQCASCRAVNRIRLDHGFFCRCGKCKAPLALTHYEILGVPRNATLPQIKAAYRRAAKHWHPDVHEGDRATAERHFRRVQDAYRTLSEPEARRRYDLLLHFEGAYEETATTQTEEAPRASECSGRASEAQGRFLLRTSWRAAGFEWASAGARRDRPVTLYTVLGVGLFTICTMGGAILTGLFGSKLALMILLGLGMIGGMQLLYLLTKMTLDAES; this is encoded by the coding sequence GTGAGCGAATGGATCGTCATGAAGCAATGCGCGTCCTGCCGGGCGGTCAACCGCATTCGCTTAGATCACGGCTTTTTCTGCCGCTGCGGCAAATGCAAGGCCCCGTTGGCCCTCACGCATTACGAGATCCTCGGCGTGCCGAGAAACGCGACGTTGCCGCAGATCAAAGCGGCCTATCGGCGAGCTGCGAAGCATTGGCATCCGGACGTCCACGAAGGCGATCGCGCCACCGCCGAGCGCCACTTCCGGCGTGTGCAGGACGCGTATCGCACGCTGTCCGAGCCGGAGGCGCGCAGGCGCTACGATCTCCTCCTTCATTTCGAAGGAGCCTATGAAGAGACGGCCACCACGCAGACCGAAGAGGCGCCGCGCGCGTCGGAGTGTTCGGGCCGCGCCTCCGAAGCTCAGGGCCGCTTTCTCCTGCGCACATCCTGGCGCGCCGCGGGCTTTGAGTGGGCCTCCGCAGGCGCGCGGCGGGATCGGCCGGTGACGCTGTACACCGTGCTCGGCGTGGGCCTGTTCACCATCTGCACGATGGGCGGCGCCATCCTGACGGGCCTTTTTGGCTCCAAGCTGGCGCTCATGATCCTCTTGGGTCTGGGCATGATCGGGGGCATGCAGCTTTTGTATCTGCTGACGAAGATGACCCTCGACGCGGAATCGTGA